In the Rhinatrema bivittatum chromosome 6, aRhiBiv1.1, whole genome shotgun sequence genome, one interval contains:
- the LOC115094737 gene encoding piggyBac transposable element-derived protein 3-like: MTNIYARQKLASIDTNADEITRFFGILLHSGYHHVPKEKHYWSTAEDLSNQIVPKTMSRKRFEDLKIYFHIVDNLQLPPGKAAKVEPFYTHLSAQFLKIGGVFSESLSIDESMVPYYGHHSCKMFLRGKPIRFGYKIWMMCSLDGFPFSMQIYTGAKYQPEESGTDKTEKVPLGTRVISDLISVIQEPRNHCLFFDNFFTSHNLMVELKEKGFRAIGTVRENRTGKCPLMAPKELRKKDRGEFDYRGDGDIICVRWNDSSVVTVMSNWMKPFPLQKASRYSLKEKKKVLIKQPKIIGAYNQGMGGVDLLDRLLSAYRPTLRSKKWWWNLFSNGLNMAVVAAWKIHCHLLGKEAMSHLDFLREVSTVAMKCGLSSYRIRKGGPTASISADVKALQPHFLSTTSQGRCAVCSKNTKKWCKFCGKRLHEKCFPDYHA, translated from the coding sequence ATGACAAATATATATGCCAGGCAGAAATTGGCAAGCATTGACACAAATGCTGATGAAATCACTCGTTTCTTCGGAATACTCTTGCACAGTGGCTATCACCATGTTCCAAAAGAAAAGCATTACTGGTCAACTGCAGAAGATTTGAGCAACCAAATTGTGCCAAAAACCATGTCAAGAAAACGCTTTGAGGACCTGAAAATCTATTTTCATATTGTTGACAATTTGCAACTACCACCTGGAAAAGCTGCAAAAGTTGAGCCATTTTATACCCATTTATCTGCTCAGTTTTTGAAGATTGGAGGTGTTTTTAGTGAAAGCCTGAGCATTGACGAATCAATGGTACCATATTATGGTCATCATAGCTGCAAAATGTTCCTTCGAGGAAAACCAATTCGATTTGGATACAAAATATGGATGATGTGCAGTCTAGATGGTTTTCCATTTTCAATGCAGATTTATACAGGTGCCAAATATCAGCCAGAAGAATCAGGCACTGATAAAACTGAAAAAGTTCCACTTGGTACAAGAGTAATTTCGGATTTGATTTCAGTCATTCAAGAGCCAAGAAATCATTGCCTTTTCTTTGATAATTTCTTCACATCACACAACTTGATGGTGGAACTGAAAGAAAAGGGATTTCGAGCAATTGGCACTGTCAGAGAAAACAGAACTGGGAAATGTCCCCTAATGGCACCTAAAGAACTGCGCAAGAAAGATCGTGGGGAATTTGATTATCGTGGTGATGGAGACATCATCTGTGTCCGCTGGAATGACAGCAGTGTGGTCACAGTCATGTCCAACTGGATGAAGCCATTTCCACTTCAAAAAGCCAGCCGCTATtctctcaaagaaaagaaaaaagttctaaTAAAGCAACCAAAAATAATTGGTGCTTACAATCAAGGCATGGGTGGTGTTGATCTACTTGACCGGCTTTTATCAGCTTACCGCCCAACACTTCGCTCCAAAAAGTGGTGgtggaatttattttcaaatggctTGAACATGGCTGTTGTGGCAGCTTGGAAAATTCACTGCCATCTGCTTGGAAAAGAAGCAAtgagccacttggacttcctACGTGAAGTATCTACCGTAGCAATGAAATGTGGCCTTTCAAGCTACCGCATCCGGAAAGGAGGTCCTACAGCATCCATAAGTGCTGATGTAAAGGCATTACAGCCTCACTTCTTGTCCACAACTTCCCAAGGCCGATGTGCTGTCtgctccaaaaatacaaaaaagtggTGTAAATTTTGTGGTAAAcgtttacatgaaaaatgttttccagattatcatgcttga